CCAGCGTCCGAGAGCAGCGCGAGGCTGCCCGACACGAAAGCGTAGACGACCTCCACCACCAGAAACGCGCCCGTGAGCAGCAGCGCCATGCGGAGCTGCCGGGCGCTGGCATTCGCCCCGTGGTTGTGCCCCCCCTGGCTGTGCCCCCCGTGCTCCTCGTGCCCGTGGCCGCGCTCGCTCACGCCCCGGCCTGCTCCTGGGCCTGCCGGTCGGGTTCGGAAAGCTGCGCCGCCAGCGCCGGGAACAGCTCGCGCACCTGCTCCCGCGCCGCCTGGCGCGCCACCTCCTCGCGGGCGATCAGGCGGGCGCGCTCGTAGCGCAGGAGGTCGGGGTCGGCGTGCAGCAGGCCCAGCACTACCTCGGCGTCCTGAAGGCGGCCCAGGGCCTCCAGCGTCCCGGTCAGGGCGGGCGGCACCTCCTCCAGCAGGGCCAGGGTGTAGCGGTAGCGCTTGAGGCGTTTGCGCCAGGCGTGCCACTGTTCGGGGTCCCCGCTCGCCAGCGCGGCTTCCCCCTCGCGCCGCAGTTTCCGGCCGTCCTTTTGCACCAGCCGCCGTGCCCGGCCCTTCCAGCCACGGCTCAGGTCAAAGGCGGGCGGGCGTCCGGGCCAGGTGGTCCCGGCCAGCAGCGCCGCCCGACGGTCGGCCCAGATGCGGTCGAAGTAGGCCAGTGTTTCTTCGGGCACACTCAGCTCGACCAGGGCGTCCCGCAGGTGCCCGCCCGCCACGTCGTGGTCGCGCAGAGGGGCCGCGGCGCGGCGCAGGTCGCGCCAGGCCCGCTCGGTTTTGCCCCCTGCCTCCGCCACGCGCAGCTCGGCCTGGGCGCGCCGCGTCAGCTTGCGGGCCTCGTGGACGGCCTGCGGGTCGCCTGCGCGCAGTTCGTCCCACAGGGGCCTGAGCCGCTGCGCCGCCTGACTGCGTTTGCTCATGCTCGCCTCCCCGTCAGGGAAATGGTCCGGGTGGTCAGGGGTTCACCGAAGCTGGGAAACCGGCGGGCGGCCCCCGGATTGCCCGGCCCCTCCAGCACCGTCACCTCGGGCCGCCCGGTCACGTGGACGGTCAGCAGGGCGAGGCGGCCCGTCTCGTAGGCCCCCAGGTCCAGGTACAGATGCCGGCCCAGCCGCACCGGCACGCGCACGGGGGTATGCCCGTGAACGCTGTAGGTCACGCCCTCGGGCAGTGGGAAGGGACCCTCGAAGGGCCGCAGCCACAGCGCCGCCGACTCGGGGCTGGGGTACTGGGGGTGCTTCACCGGGGGGCTGGCGTGGGCGACCAGCACGCTGGGTTCCCCGGGCAGCGTCCGGTGCAGCTCGCCGTCCTCCGTCACGTACACCACCCGCACCAGGGTGTCGAGGTACTCGGCCAGCACGGGCGGAAACTGCTCCAGCGTCAGGGTGCCCGCCTCGCGGCGCACGCTCTGGCCGCCGTTGCCCATCCACCACTGAAGGCCCTCCATCGCGCGGCGGTAGTCGGCCAGCTCCCCCGAGGTGAGGTACTGGCGGTACCACTGCAACCCCTCCTGCGCCATACGCTCGTGGTTGCCCATCAGGAGGGTGGCGCGCCCCCGGCGGTGCAGGTCGAGCAGCAACTCCGCGCTGGCGAGGCTCTGCGGTCCGCGGTCGAGCGTGTCCCCCAGGCTGAGCAGGTGCGCCTGCGGCCCCAGCGTCGCCTCGATGTGGGCCACGGCCTCCGCCAGCAGGTCGGCCCGCCCGTGCAGGTCGGGGATGATGACGACGGGGCGGGTCATGAGGTTCCCTCTCCCGGTTCGTCTGAGAAATCCAGCAATGTCTGCTTGCTCCGCTCGCGCAGCAGACGGGCACCGTCAGGGTCGGGGGTAAAGGTCACGCCCCCGGCCGCCACCGTCACCCGGTAGGCCGCGCCGTCGCGCACGCCGGGCAGCCACTCGGCGGGAAGCTGGTACGTGCGGCCCCGCGCGTCCTCCACGTCCGCGAGGCCCGCGTCCTCGTCCAGCACGTCCACCACCAGCAGGTCACCGGCCCAGGTCATGGGGGCAGTCTAGCCCGCCACCCCGGTGAGAAGGGCGCAGGCCAGGAAAGCCGCAACCCTACCCGCCAGAACTCCGCCCCCTGCACCTTTTGGGCGACGGCCCTCTCACGCTGGCCCGCTACCTTGCGGGCATGAGCACCGCTTCCCCCTCCCCGCACCTCACCCGTCGCCGGCTGCTGCGTGGCCTGCTGGGCGGCGGGCTGGCGGCCGGGGCGCTGGGCGGCGCGGGCTGGGCGCAGGCGGCCCGCTTCGGCACCGTGCGCGAGTCGCGGCGGCTGCCGGGGCTGCAAGCGCCGCTGCGGGTGGCTTTTCTGACCGACCTGCACTACGGCCTGTACGTCTTCGCGGGCCGGGTGCGGGCCTGGGTGGACGCGGCCAACGCCGCACGCCCCGACCTGATCCTGCTCGGCGGGGACTTTCTGGACACCCGCGCCGGGGCGGACCCCGCGCCGCTGCTGACCGAACTCGCGCGGCTGCGGGCACCGCTGGGCGTCTACGGGGTGTGGGGCAACCACGATTACGGCAGCTTCGGGCAGGAGGAGGTGGGGCAGGACTGGCCGGCCCACCGCCAGAACCTCACCGCCGCCTTTGCCCGCGCGGGCATCGCGGTGCTGCGCAACACCGGGCAGGCCGTGCGCCCCGACCTATGGGTGGGCGGCGTGGACGACTTCATCTGCGGCCAGCCGGACGCCGCCGCCGCTCTCTCGGGGGCCGGGGAGCGGGCCACGCTGCTGCTGAGCCACAACCCCGACCTCCTCCCCGAGCTGCCCGGCCCGGTGGGGCTGGTCCTGTGCGGCCACACGCACGGCGGCCAGATCCGGCTGCCCCTGCTGGGTGCCCCGGTGGTGCCCAGCCGCTACGGCCAGCGCTACGCGATGGGCTGGGTCACGGGTGCCTATGGCACGCCCGCCTACGTCAGCCGGGGCCTGGGCACCAGCGGGCTGCCCTTTCGCAACCTGTGCGAGCCGGAACTTACCCTGCTGACCCTGCTGCCGGGATAGGGCGGCCCGCACCCCGGTCCTGCTCCAGCACGCCGAGCAGCGCGGCCACGACGGCCGGGTCGAAGTGGGTGCCGCTGCACTTCTCCAGGTGCGCGGCGGCCTCCGCGTGCGTCCAGGCCGGTTTGTAGGGGCGGACGCTGGTGAGGGCGTCGTACACGTCGCACACGGCGAAAATGCGGGCGTGCAGGGGAATGGCGTCCCCGGCCAGGCCGTGGGGGTAGCCGCTGCCGTCCCAGCATTCGTGGTGCGCGGCGATCACGTCGAGCGCGGCGCGGGGCAGAAAGGAAAGCTGCCCGGCCAGCCGCGCACCCTCGGTGACGTGTGCCTGCATCCGCGCCCGGCTGCCCGTGTCCAGGTGGCCGGGGTGGTGCAGGATGGCGTCGGGCATGCCGATCTTGCCGATGTCGTGCAGGTAGGCTCCCCAGCGCAGGTCGCGCAACGCCGCGCGGTCCAGGCCCAGCGCCTCCCCCAGCCGCAGCGCCAGCGCCGTGACCCGGTCGGTGTGGCCGTGCGTCTCGGCGTCCCGGGCTTCCAACATCAGGCCCAGGGCACGCAGCGCACTCTCGTGGGCCTCGCGCTCGCGCTCCTCGGCGTCCAGGCGGGCGGCCAGCAGCGTCAGCAGGCCGGTGACGGTGCGGACCAGGTGCCGCTCCTCCGGCGTCCAGGCGTGCGGCGTGAAGACGTGCGTCAGCAGCGTGCCCACCAGCCGCCCGCGCTGGTCGTGGACGGGCGCGGCGGTCAGCGCCAGCACGCCCAGCTCGGGAAAGCCCGCCGCCGCCGGGGCCGCGCGGGTGTCCTCGAAAAACAGCACCGAGTCGGAGTCTTGCAGGAGGCGCACCAGTGGCACCTCGGGCGACAGGCCGTGGGCCAGCAGCGCCTCCATCAGCGGTCCCTCGGGCAGCTCGCCGCTGGCCGCCCGCGCGTGGTAGGCCAGCGAGGTGTCCTGCAACTGGAAGTAGCCCGCCCCTATCGCCGCCGTCTGGCTCACCAGCGCGTCCAGCACGGGCTGCATCGCGCTGCCCAGGTCGGGTGCCGTCAGACCCAGGCGGGTGAGCTGGAGGGACAGGGCCTGGAGAGTCTCGTGCTCTCCGGAGAAGGGGCGGTCCATATCCCCCAGGCTAACGGGAGAAATCTCACAGAATCCTGGCAGCACAAGACCCCCCGGCCGGGAACCGGGGGGCCGTGGCGGGGGGCGCTTCAGGGAATGGGGAAGCCCCCGGCAAAGGCGTGAACTGCCGCCTTCACGTCCTCACCCTTCAGGGCACGGTCGATCAGGTCCGCGACGGTCTGCATGTCCGCCTCCTTCATGCCGCGTGTGGTGACGGCGGGCGTACCGATGCGGATGCCGCCGCCGTGCAGAATCTTTTCGGTATCAAAAGGGAGGGTGGACTTGCTGATGGTGATGTCGTTGGCGTCGAGCCGCCGGGTGGCCTTGGTGCCGTTGAGGCCCTGGGGGCGCAGGTCGAGCACGAAGAGGTGGTTGTCGGTGCCCCCCGACACCACCCGGTAGCCCCGCTCCTGAAAGGCCCCGGCCAGCGCCTGCGCGTTGCGGATGATCTGCGCGGCGTACTCCCGGAACTCGGGCTGGAGCGCCTCCCCGAACGCGACGGCCTTGGCGGCGATCACGTGTTCGAGCGGCCCGCCCTGGTAGCCGGGGAAGACGGCCCGGTCGATCTTCGCGCCGATCTCGGGGTCGTTGCTGAGGATGATGCCCCCGCGCGGGCCTCTGAGGGTCTTGTGGGTGGTGCTGGCGACCACGTGCGCGTGCGGCAGCGCGTTGGGATGCACGCCCGCCGCGATCAGGCCCGCGATATGCGCGATGTCCGCGAACAGCAGCGCTCCCACCTCGTCCGCGATCTGGCGGAAGGCGGCGAAGTCAATCGTGCGGCTGTAGGCGCTCGCCCCTGCGATGATCATCCTCGGCTGGTGCTCGTGCGCGAGGCGGCGCACTTCTTCCATGTCGATCAGTTCGGTCTCGGGATTCACCTGGTAGCCGACGATCCGGTAACGCATCCCCGAGAAGTTCACCGGGCTGCCGTGCGTCAGGTGCCCGCCGTGCGAGAGGTCCATGCCCAGCACGGTGTCGCCGGGTTCGAGCAGCGCGTTGTAGACGGCCAGGTTCGCGCTGCTGCCCGAGTGCGGCTGCACGTTGGCCCACTCGGCCCCGAACAGTTCCCGGGCACGCCCGATGGCGAGGCGCTCGACCTCGTCCACCACCTCGCAGCCGCCGTACCAGCGCTTGCCGGGGTAGCCCTCCGCGTACTTGTTGGTCAGCACGCTGCCCTGCGCGGCGCGCACCTCGGCGCTGCAAAAGTTCTCGGAGGCGATCAGTTCCAGGCCCACGCGCTGGCGCTCGGCCTCCTGCTGAATCAGGTCGAAGACGGCCGTGTCGCGCACGGCGGCCTGCCCGGTGATGGACGGCTCGGCGGTGGTCATGCAGGTACGGTAACACCCCGCCCGAATCCGGTGGGCAGGGTGTCTTTGCAGGGAGGACGCGGACACAAGCCGCACTTTCCCTCCGGCCGGAGACTCGGGCTGAGGGGTCAGCCTTGCAGCCGGAATCCGTTTTGCTCCTTCTCGCGCTGCCGTCCAATTCCTGAACAGTCGGGAGGGCACCGCCTGTTCATCCATCTCCCGAAATCCGCCCTTGTTCCTTCTCCCTCTGGTCGGATTTCCGGGTGTTTTCAACACCCTTCAATCGGAATCAGTCTTACTTGCAGTTGTTCACGGCCTGAAGGGCCTGGGGCAGCCCCTTGACCGGGAAGGTGTAGGTGAGTTCGCGCCCGTCGCTGCGCTTCACGCGCATCAGGACCTTGCTGCGCGCCGACTTGAAGGCCGCCAGCATCTGCGGGTCGAGTTCGTCGGGAACCGCCAGCGCCGTGAGGACGGGCTTGTCTTCACCGCCCACCGAGACGGTCTGCACCGTCCGCGCGGGGAGGGCATCGATACGGTAGGTGATGCTGGGCGTCGTCTCGGCCTTGTAGTCGGCCAGGGTGTACAGCGGGTCCTTGGTGTTGAGGTAGAACACGAAGCCGCCCTTCTGGCAGGACAGTTCCACGTAGGTCTTGTTGACCGTGTCGTTGACCTCGTCCAGATAGACGGTGCTGGTGTTGGCGTCGGTGATGGGGTCCTTGGTCTTGCTGTAGGACACGGTCGTCCCCGGAATGTAGGTGTCTGCCAGCGCTCCACCCGCCAGCACTGTCAACAACAGAACGGCTCCCTTTCTCATGAGCGGAGCATAACGGCCCGGCTGCCCCGGCACAGACAGATTTGCTTCATGTTCCCGGCGCGATATGTGGGCGGGCCGTTACTTGCAGTTGTTGACGAGGTTCAGCGCCTGATTGAAGCCCTTGACCGGGAAGGTGTAGCGGACCTCGGGCTGGCCGGTGCGCTGGACCCGCAGCACCACCTGGTTGCGGGCACTCTTGAAAGCATTCAGCAGCACGGCGTCAAAGTCCTTTTGAGCGGACAGGCTGGCCGGATCAGGATCACCGTTGACCGTGGCCCCCAGCGTCTTGGCAGTGCGGGGGGCCTGGGTGTCCACCTGATAGAGCAGGTCGGGTGTCAGTCCCTCGTTGTACTCGTCTTGCGTGACCAGGGGCACCTGGGCCGTCAGGAAGAAGAGGGGAACGCCGCCGCGGCACACGAACTGCACGGAGGTGGGGTTGTTCGTACCCGCCAGCTCGTCGATATACACGGTGCTGGTGTTCCGGCGGGTGGTGGGGTCCTGAGCCTTGTCGTAGGCCACGTTGGTCCCGGGGATGTAGGGGATGGAAGTTTGTGCCAGCGCCCCACCCGCCAGCATCGTCAGCAACAGAACGGCTCCCTTTCGCATGGCCGGAGCATACCTGCCCGGCTGGTCATCTGGGCACAGATTTGCTTCACGTTCCCAGCCGCCGCCGTACCTCGCGCAGTTCGTCCTCGCGGGCCAGGACTTGAAGGCTGTCGCCCGCCTCCAGGCGGGTTGCGCCCTTGGGAATCAGGAACTCGCCGCCGCGGTGGATCAGGATCACCAGGGCCTCGGGGGGCAGGTGCAGGTCCACGATGCGCTGGCCGTCGGCGTCGCTGCCCCGCTGCACCTCGACCTCCACCATCGCGTTCTTGCTGTGGCCGGTGGGGGTGTAGGTGATGGGGTTCACGCTGGGCACGGGCAGGGCTTCGCGCAGCCCCAGCAGGCGGGCCACCAGGGTCAGGGTGGTGCCCTGGAGCAGCACGCTGGTCAGCACGATAAAGAACACCACGTTGAAGAGCATCTGCGCCTGCGGCACGCCCGCCAGCAGCGGAAAGGTCGCCAGCACGATCGGCACCGCCCCGCGCAGGCCCACCCAGGCCACCATCGTCTTCTGGTTCAGCGGCATGGGGGAGGCCGCCAGGCTGAGGTACACGCTGATGGGGCGCGCTGCGAAGACCAGCACCAGCGCGCAGGCCAGCGCCAGCCCCGCCGTCGGCAGCAGCTCGCGCGGGTTGACCAGCAGCCCCAGCGTGAGGAACATCGCCACCTGCATCAGCCACGCCAGCCCGTCGTGAAAGGCCAGCAGGCTGCGCTTGTGGATGAAGTCGGCATTGCCCAGAATCACGCCCGCGATATAGATCGCCAGAAAGCCGCTGCCCCCCGCCACCGCCGCCCCGCTGAAGATGGTGAGCGCCAGTGCCAGGCTGAGGACCGAGTACAGCCCCTCGAACTGGAGTTGCAGGCGGTTGAGCAGCCACAGCGCCGCGCGGCCCAGCACCGCGCCCGCCAGCGCGCCGATCAGCATCTGCCGCACAAACAGCGGCACGATGTCCAGTACGCCCATACCGGGATGCGCGATCAGCTCCAGAATCCCCAACGTCAGAAAGACGGCCATCGGGTCGTTGCCGCCCGACTCGAACTCCAGCAGCGGGGCCACGTCGCCCTTCAGGCCCAGCGCCCGCTCCTTGAGCACGCTGAAGACCGCCGAGGCGTCGGTGCTGCTGACCACCGCGCCCAGCAGCCAGCCCGCCAGCCAGGGCCACCCCAGGGCGAAATGCGCGAAGGTCGCCATCACGCCCGCCGTGATCAGCACGCCCAGCGTCGCCAGGCTCAGGCCGCGCCGGATCACGGGGCGCGTCTCGCCCCAGTGGGTGGTCAGCCCGCCCTGAAACAGGATGAAACACAGCGCCACCGTGCCCAGCACCTGCGCGAAGCGGTAGTCGCTGAACTGGATGCCCAGCCCGTCGGTCCCCGCCAGCATCCCCACGCCCAGAAACAGCAGCAGTCCCGGAATGCCCAGCCGCCCGCCCAGCCGGCTGACCACCAGGCTCACCAGCAGCAGCACCCCGGCCACCAGCAGATAGACCTCCGCGTGAACCTCACCCATTGAACCTATGGTTTCACAGGTTCAGGGCGGCGCGGGAAGGACGAGACGAACTACAGGTCGCCGGCCAGCCAGCGCACCACGTTCTTTCCGAGGTTGGCGTTGCTGAGGTTCCCCCAGTTCTGGTACTGGTTCGTGGTGCCGTCGCTGAACGTCCCGTCGCTGAAGGTGCTGGTGTCGCCCCAGGCGGCCACGCGGCCCGCGCCGACCGTGTTCACGCCCAGGTAGGTCCTGCCGCCCGTGCCCAGCACGCCGGTGCCGCCCAGCACGTCGATGCTGGTGCCCACGTACACGCCCGCGCTCGCCACGTCGTCCCCGCTGCCCGCGCCGCCGACCACGATGGGGTGCGTGGGGCTGGTGGGCGTGGCCGTGTAGACGGGGTCGCTGAAACTGGAGTTGAAGGAATGCCGCAGGCCGAACAGGGTGTCACTGTCCAGGCTGCGCTGGAGGTTGCTTCCCACGCTGGCCGGGGTGCTGCCGTCCCAGCCGTCGAAGGCCTCCGGGCTGTCCCAGCCGTCGCTGTCGCGGTCGGAGTCTCGGTGGTCGCTGATCATGAACAGGCCCCCGCCGTTCTGCACGAAGCTCTGGATGGCCGCGCGCTCGCTGTCGGAAAAGGGGTTCTGCGGTTCAGCGATCACCAGCACCCGCGCCCCGCTCAGGGCGGTGGACGTGATGGCGCTGCCCGTCAGCGTCTGCACGGTGTAGCCCAGGCCCCGCAGCGCCGAGGCGTAGTCGCTGTACGCCCCGTCGATGCGCCAGTCGGCATTCCCGGCATCCTCGTGCTTGGTGAGGTCGAACAGCACGGTTTTCCCGGTCGGGGTGCCGCCCGTTCCCCCGCCGTTGGCCGCGCCCGCCGTGGCCGTCTGCACCCGGAAGTCGGTGCTGTTCGCGCCCGTGTCCTGCCCGTCGGGCACGCGGGCCAGGGCCGACCCCGCGCCGGTCGTGGGGGCGGGCGTGCCCTCGCCCCGGCCCACGCTGGGGGTGCCGTAGGCGACCGCGTCGATCAAGGTGCCCGACTTCAGCAGGCGCAGGCCGCCGCTGCCGTTGTTCAGGTCTGCCCCGGCGTCCACCAGATTCCGGTTCGCCACCCCCGTGTCCTGCGCCACCACGAAATAGCCGCTGGCCGGAATGGTGCCCGAGAGGGTGATCGTGCGGTACTGCGTGCCCGCCGTGTCATAGGCCGCCAGGGTGTACCCGCTCAGGCTCTTGCCCGCCGGACCGCGCAGCTCGATAAAGGTGCCCGTGTCGGTGCTCGGCGCGTCGTAGTACAGCTCGTTGATCACGGGTTCGCCCGCCGCCGCGAGGGGGGCCAGGACCGGGCGGGCCGCCTCGGGGCCGGCCTGGGGAACCGCACCACACGCGGCCAGGGTCAGGGCGAGGGTCAGAAGCGCGGGCAGTCGTCTGCGGGAGGTCACGCGCCCACCCTGCCACCGGACCTGTAATGGGGGGGTGATGGCCCCGCCTTGATCCTCCACCCCCCGCCCGTTACCCTGGGCGGCATGACGCCCCGGGCCGGTACACCTTCGCCGTTTAGCGGCGGCCGGGGCACGCCCGTCTGACCCCAGACGCCGCGCGACACCCCGCCTTTTGCCGAGGCGGGGCCTTTTTTATTCGGACCGTTTTATTCCGATCGGAGACACCATGAGAGAAGAAGCCCTGCAAGCCATCCAGGCCGCCCCCGACCTCGCCGCCCTGCAAGCCGTCAAGACGAGATACGTGGGCAAGAGCGGCCTCGTGACGAAGGAACTCGGTTCGCTCGGCAAGCTCCCGCCCGAGGAACGCAAGGCCAGGGGCGCGGAAATCAACGCGCTGCGCCAGGCCATCGACACCGCCCTGACGGAACGCGAGGCGGTGCTGAAACGTGCCGCGCTGGACGCCAAACTCGCCTCGGAAGCCCTCGACGTGACCCTGCCCGGCCTGGGCCTGCCGGCGGGTGGCCTGCACCCCATCAGCCGCGTGTACGACGACCTGATTCACATCTACGAGCGGATGGGGTATGCGGTGGTCGAGGGACCGGAGGTCGAGGACGAGCACCACAACTTCGAGGCGCTGAACGTGCCGTGGTACCACCCTGCCCGCGACCTGCAAGACACCTTCTGGCTGGAGGACGGCCGCCTGCTGCGCACCCACACCAGCCCCATGCAAATCCGCTACATGGTGGACCACGAGCCGCCCCTCAAAATCGTGGTGCGCGGCAAGGTCTACCGCTACGAGGCCACCGACGCCACCCACGAGGCGATGTTCCACCAGCTCGAAGGTCTGGTCGTGGGCGACGGCATCAGCATGGCCGACCTCAAGGGCACGATTGCCGAGATGGCCCGCGGGCTGTACGGGCCTTCAGCGAAGGTGCGCTTTCAGCCCTCCTACTACCCCTTCGTCGAACCCGGAGCCGACTTCGCGGTGTGGTGGGAAAATCCGCGCGGCGAGAGCAAGTGGCTGGAGCTGGGCGGCTGCGGCATGGTCCACCCCAACGTCTTCCGGGCCGTGGACGACCTGCGCGAGGCGGCGGGCAAGGAGCGCGTGTACGAGGGCAAGACCGGCTTCGCCTTCGGGCTGGGGCCGGAGCGCATCGCCATGCTGAAGTACGGGATTCCCGATATTCGCTACTTCTACGCGAACGACCCGCGGGTGATGGGGCAGTTCCGGGGGGAGCTGGGGTGAGGGGCTGTGAGCCGTGAGCGATGAGCTATGAAAAAGATGGCTTCAGCTTCAGGCGGAAGCTTCCTGGTGCCTGTTCATAGCTCACAGCTCATCGCTTACTGCTCCTCCCCACGCCGCCTATGCGCGACTATCAGGAACTTCTCGTCTGGCAACGCGCCCACGCCCTCACTCTGCGCGTGTATGAATTCACCCGGACCTTCCCTGGTGAAGAGCACTTCGGCATCACGAGTCAGGTGCGCCGCGCCGTCTCTTCTGTGGCCGCCAACATCGCTGAGGGCTGCGGCCGGAGCGGGGATACGGAACTCGCACGCTTTCTCAGCATTGCTCTCGGTTCCCTGGCTGAAACCACCTACTTTCTGCTGCTGGCGCGCGACCTCGATTACCTCCCGCACGATGACCATGACACCCTGAACAGGGAAGCGACGGAGGTCCGGCGCATGTTGATTGCCTTCCACCGTCGGCTCAGGCCGCTGGAAAGCGGTGAGCTATGAACCTGCGTCCGAACACTTTTGCTTTTGGCGTCAGCCATCTTTTTCATAGCTCAAAGCTCATCGCTCAAAGCCCACATCGCTCAAAGCCCCTCCCCTGAGGTCCCCATGAAACTCCCCTACTCCTGGCTCCAGGAACTCGTCCCCCAGCTTCCCCCCGTCGCCGACCTCGAACCCGTCCTTGCCAACATGGGCCTCCCGCTGGAGGGCATCGAGGAAGTCCCCGCCCCCGCCGAGGGCGTTCTGCTCGCGGCTGTCACCGCCGCCGAACCCCTGGAAGGCACGCAACTCACGCGGCTCTCGCTGGACGTGGGGCCGCACGGCGCGCGCACCATCGCCTCGGGTGCGCCGAACGCGGTGGGCTTGCCCGCCGGAACGATGGTCGCCCTGGTCACGCCCGGAACCAAGCTGGGCGAGGTCGAGTACGGCATCCGCGCCATGCAGGGCGTCGAGTCCTGGGGCATGGCCGCCAGCGCGAAGGAACTCGGCATCGGGGAGGCCAGCGCGGGCCTGCTGCTGTTCCCGGCGGGGACGGCGGCCCCCGGCACCCCCCTGCGCGAGCTGTGGCCCGCCGACCGTGTGCTGGACGTGGAGGTCACGCCCAACCGGGCCGACGTGCTGAGTGCCCTGGGCCTCGCGCGGGACCTGGCGGCCTTCCTCAAGTTGGATCTGGTGGAGCCGGAAGCCGGGCCGCAGCCAGAGGGCGAGGGCGAGATTCGCGTCACCCTCCCCCCGCGCGGCGTGACGCTGGAGCGCGACCCCTCGCAGAAAATCCGCTTCGGCTGCGACCACTTCGCCGCCCGCACGGTGAGCGGCGTGCAGAACGGCCCCAGTCCCCTCTGGATGCAGCGCCGCATCACGTTGGCGGGGATGCGCCCCATCGACCTCATCGTGGATACCAGCAACTACGTGATGCTGGAACTGGGCCAGCCCACCGCGCTGTACGACCGCCGCGAGGTGGTGGACGACCAGATCATCGTGTCCTTCGGGCTGCGGCAGGGCGAGGTGGTGCGCGACCTGCTGGGGAACGAACACACCGTCGGCCCCGAAGACCTGCTGATCCGCGACGGGCGCGAGGTGACGATTCCCAGCGTCGCGGAGGCGTTCGCTGCGGCGGGCGAACCGAAACAGGGCCAGGGCGTGCTGGGCATCGCGGGCATCATGGGCGGCGAGCATGGGCATGTGCGGGCAGATACGTCGGACGTGGTGATTGAGTCGGCCCACTTCGACCCGGTCCTGCTCCGCCGCACCAGCACCCGCCTGGGCCTCAAGACCGACGCCGTGTACCGCTACGAGCGCGGCGTGGACCCCCTCCTGGCCCCGCGCGGCGCGAACCGGGTGGCGGGCCTGCTCGAGCAGTACGGCGGCGGGCGGCCCTTCCCCGGCGCGACGGTCGTCGGGCAGCCGGAGGTGCCCGGCCCCATCGAGGCGACGGGCGACCAGATTCGCGCGCTGCTGGGGATGGAGATTGACACGGGCGAGATGGAAGGCCTCCTCACCCGCCTGGGCTGCCGCGTGGTGCGGGACGGCGACCGCCTGACCGTCACTCCCCCTTCGTGGCGCGTCGACATGACCATCTGGCAGGACGTGGCGGAGGAGGTGGCCCGGTTGCACGGCTACGCCCACCTCCCCGAGTCGCTGCCCACCCTGCGCGTCCACGAG
This is a stretch of genomic DNA from Deinococcus carri. It encodes these proteins:
- a CDS encoding CHAD domain-containing protein translates to MSKRSQAAQRLRPLWDELRAGDPQAVHEARKLTRRAQAELRVAEAGGKTERAWRDLRRAAAPLRDHDVAGGHLRDALVELSVPEETLAYFDRIWADRRAALLAGTTWPGRPPAFDLSRGWKGRARRLVQKDGRKLRREGEAALASGDPEQWHAWRKRLKRYRYTLALLEEVPPALTGTLEALGRLQDAEVVLGLLHADPDLLRYERARLIAREEVARQAAREQVRELFPALAAQLSEPDRQAQEQAGA
- a CDS encoding metallophosphoesterase is translated as MTRPVVIIPDLHGRADLLAEAVAHIEATLGPQAHLLSLGDTLDRGPQSLASAELLLDLHRRGRATLLMGNHERMAQEGLQWYRQYLTSGELADYRRAMEGLQWWMGNGGQSVRREAGTLTLEQFPPVLAEYLDTLVRVVYVTEDGELHRTLPGEPSVLVAHASPPVKHPQYPSPESAALWLRPFEGPFPLPEGVTYSVHGHTPVRVPVRLGRHLYLDLGAYETGRLALLTVHVTGRPEVTVLEGPGNPGAARRFPSFGEPLTTRTISLTGRRA
- a CDS encoding metallophosphoesterase codes for the protein MSTASPSPHLTRRRLLRGLLGGGLAAGALGGAGWAQAARFGTVRESRRLPGLQAPLRVAFLTDLHYGLYVFAGRVRAWVDAANAARPDLILLGGDFLDTRAGADPAPLLTELARLRAPLGVYGVWGNHDYGSFGQEEVGQDWPAHRQNLTAAFARAGIAVLRNTGQAVRPDLWVGGVDDFICGQPDAAAALSGAGERATLLLSHNPDLLPELPGPVGLVLCGHTHGGQIRLPLLGAPVVPSRYGQRYAMGWVTGAYGTPAYVSRGLGTSGLPFRNLCEPELTLLTLLPG
- a CDS encoding HD-GYP domain-containing protein, which encodes MDRPFSGEHETLQALSLQLTRLGLTAPDLGSAMQPVLDALVSQTAAIGAGYFQLQDTSLAYHARAASGELPEGPLMEALLAHGLSPEVPLVRLLQDSDSVLFFEDTRAAPAAAGFPELGVLALTAAPVHDQRGRLVGTLLTHVFTPHAWTPEERHLVRTVTGLLTLLAARLDAEEREREAHESALRALGLMLEARDAETHGHTDRVTALALRLGEALGLDRAALRDLRWGAYLHDIGKIGMPDAILHHPGHLDTGSRARMQAHVTEGARLAGQLSFLPRAALDVIAAHHECWDGSGYPHGLAGDAIPLHARIFAVCDVYDALTSVRPYKPAWTHAEAAAHLEKCSGTHFDPAVVAALLGVLEQDRGAGRPIPAAGSAG
- the glyA gene encoding serine hydroxymethyltransferase, whose protein sequence is MTTAEPSITGQAAVRDTAVFDLIQQEAERQRVGLELIASENFCSAEVRAAQGSVLTNKYAEGYPGKRWYGGCEVVDEVERLAIGRARELFGAEWANVQPHSGSSANLAVYNALLEPGDTVLGMDLSHGGHLTHGSPVNFSGMRYRIVGYQVNPETELIDMEEVRRLAHEHQPRMIIAGASAYSRTIDFAAFRQIADEVGALLFADIAHIAGLIAAGVHPNALPHAHVVASTTHKTLRGPRGGIILSNDPEIGAKIDRAVFPGYQGGPLEHVIAAKAVAFGEALQPEFREYAAQIIRNAQALAGAFQERGYRVVSGGTDNHLFVLDLRPQGLNGTKATRRLDANDITISKSTLPFDTEKILHGGGIRIGTPAVTTRGMKEADMQTVADLIDRALKGEDVKAAVHAFAGGFPIP
- a CDS encoding potassium/proton antiporter, encoding MGEVHAEVYLLVAGVLLLVSLVVSRLGGRLGIPGLLLFLGVGMLAGTDGLGIQFSDYRFAQVLGTVALCFILFQGGLTTHWGETRPVIRRGLSLATLGVLITAGVMATFAHFALGWPWLAGWLLGAVVSSTDASAVFSVLKERALGLKGDVAPLLEFESGGNDPMAVFLTLGILELIAHPGMGVLDIVPLFVRQMLIGALAGAVLGRAALWLLNRLQLQFEGLYSVLSLALALTIFSGAAVAGGSGFLAIYIAGVILGNADFIHKRSLLAFHDGLAWLMQVAMFLTLGLLVNPRELLPTAGLALACALVLVFAARPISVYLSLAASPMPLNQKTMVAWVGLRGAVPIVLATFPLLAGVPQAQMLFNVVFFIVLTSVLLQGTTLTLVARLLGLREALPVPSVNPITYTPTGHSKNAMVEVEVQRGSDADGQRIVDLHLPPEALVILIHRGGEFLIPKGATRLEAGDSLQVLAREDELREVRRRLGT
- a CDS encoding lamin tail domain-containing protein — its product is MTSRRRLPALLTLALTLAACGAVPQAGPEAARPVLAPLAAAGEPVINELYYDAPSTDTGTFIELRGPAGKSLSGYTLAAYDTAGTQYRTITLSGTIPASGYFVVAQDTGVANRNLVDAGADLNNGSGGLRLLKSGTLIDAVAYGTPSVGRGEGTPAPTTGAGSALARVPDGQDTGANSTDFRVQTATAGAANGGGTGGTPTGKTVLFDLTKHEDAGNADWRIDGAYSDYASALRGLGYTVQTLTGSAITSTALSGARVLVIAEPQNPFSDSERAAIQSFVQNGGGLFMISDHRDSDRDSDGWDSPEAFDGWDGSTPASVGSNLQRSLDSDTLFGLRHSFNSSFSDPVYTATPTSPTHPIVVGGAGSGDDVASAGVYVGTSIDVLGGTGVLGTGGRTYLGVNTVGAGRVAAWGDTSTFSDGTFSDGTTNQYQNWGNLSNANLGKNVVRWLAGDL